GCGGATCGTTTGTGGCTCGCCGTCGAACAGTCGTGCGTGCGGGCGCCCCTCGAGGTCGTCGAGGGACGCTACCTCGGTCGTCTCGGCGGCGTGGGTCTGGGTCGTCATACGGGTATGCCTCCGCGAGCGCGGCCATTGGTCGTTGGGCCGAACCGGTTCGGAGCGGTTCCCGGACTCCGGTATCGAATCCCCGTGTTTATACCCGCCGGCTCGAATGATCGACTCGACATGATCGGGAATCGCCCCTCGAGGCGGGCACTGCTCGGGACGGCGCTCGCCACCGCCGCGGCCGCCAGCGCCGGCTGTCTCACACAGTCGGCGACGGGGCCGTGGAGCCGCGAACTGCGTCTGTCTGTTGCGGACGCCGTCCAGTACCACGACCCCAGCTGTGGCTGCTGTGGCGAGTACGCGACGTACCTCGAGGAACACCTCGAGGGCGACCTCGAGGTCGTCGAGACGGACTCCATGGCAGAGAGAAAGGACGAGGTTGGCGTCCCGTCGGAGATGGCGAGCTGTCACACGGTCGTTCTCGACGGGCTGTTCGTCGAGGGGCACGTTCCGGTCGACGCCATCGAGGAGGCCCTCGAGACGTCCGACGAGATCGCCGGGATCGCGGTCCCGGGAATGCCGGCGCACTCTCCTGGCATGGGCGAACCCGGCGACGAGCCGCTCGAGGTGTACGCTGTGTCGCCGAGCGGCGATCACGAGCCGTTCACGACCGTCTGATCCGACGCTCGTCCGTGCCCGCTGCCCGCTTTGCGGTCGGCATCGTCTCGAGCGTCCTCCCGTTTCCGGGCCGGTGCCGATCGGATCAGGACTCAGAGCCGCCACTCGACGGCGTCCCTCGGTTTCGGTAGCCGCCACCAGCGAGTCGTAACTGGAGTTTGAGCCGACGACCAACTCTGTCTCGCCGAACATGATCGTCGGTGTTCCCACGCCGTGGAAATCGCCTTCTTATTTCAATGAGGTCTCCGCCCCAGGGTCAGACAGAGGAGTCAACTGATGACGAAAATCGACCGCAACCGACGGACGTTCCTGAAGGCATCCGGTGCAGCGCTGACGATCACACTCGCCGCGGGCTGTCTCGGCAGCGACGACGACGAACCGCAACCGAACACGAACGGCGACGGTGACGGCGGCGACGACGGTGGCAACGGCGACGACGACGCGGCGACCGACGACCACGACTTCGGCGACTGGTTCGACGGCGTCGACTCCTACGACGGCGTCGTCGACATGACCAGCGAGGACGAAGTGACGGTGATGAACGGTGCGGGCTCGTCCGGAATGGAGTTCGACCCCGCCGCGATCCGCGTCGACCCCGGGACGACGGTCGTCTGGGAGTGGACCGGCGACGGCGGCGGCCACACCGTCACCGAGGACGACGGCCTCTTCGAGAGCGACATGAAGACCGACGCCGGCGAGACGTTCGAGTACACCTTCGACGACGCCGGGACGTACCGCTATTACTGCGAACCGCACCTCAACGTCAACCAGAAGGGTGCCGTCGTCGTCGAGTAATGACGGCGACAGCAGACGCGATCTCGACTCGACGGACGATCCGCTGTCAGGGTCCACAGCCGGTGGTGACTGTATGAGTTCTGACGATTCGGTATCACACCTTCACACTGACGACTGGGAATCGGAGATGGAACAGCTGCTGGCCGAGACGGAGTACGACACCGAACTCGGCCTCGAGATGGCGAAGGACGCCCAGCGGCTCGTCGCCGGCGAGCTCTCGGAAGCCGAGTTCTACGAGCGCTACCACGGCGCCGTCATCGAGGAGTTCGGCGTCGACGACCGGCCGGTGGTCGAGGCGTTCGCCGACTCGGAGGACGGGGCGGGGCTCCTCGAGTCGCTCGCCGAACTCGAAGAGGGCGGCGACCTCCCCCGCCGCGAGGCGATGAAGAAACTCGGCGCCGGAGCCGCGGTTCTCGGCCTCGGTGCCTGGGCGACGAAAGAGAACACCGACGTGGCGACGGCCGCCGCGGGCGAGGAGGACGACGACGAAGACGGGATGCAGTACGGGATGGTCATCGACCTCGAGAAGTGCGACGGCTGTCTCGCCTGCGTCACGGCCTGTAGCCAGGAGAACAACACGTCCGCCGGCGCGAACTGGATGTACGTCTTCACCTACGAGGACGACGATCAGGACGGCGAGAACTTCCTCGTGCGGACGTGCCAGCACTGCTCGAACGCCCCCTGCGAGAAGGTGTGTCCGACGACGGCTCGCCACAAGCGGACCGAGGACGGCCTCGTGCTCACCGACTACGACGTCTGTATCGGCTGCCGGTACTGCCAGGTGGCCTGTCCGTACGGCGTCAACTACTTCCAGTGGGGAGAGCCCGACGTGCCGGGGTCGGAGCTCGATCCGGATCACGTCTTCGACGGGCGCGGTCGCCGCGTCGACAGCCGCCCGCCGAAGGGCGTGATGGGCAAGTGTACGATGTGCCCCAGCCGTCAGGACGGCATCCACGGCGAGGACAAGGTCGGGACGACCGCGTGTGAGGAGGCGTGTGCGATGGACGCCATTCACTTCGGCGACATGAACGACCCGGAGAGCGACCCCAATCAGTATCTCGAGCAGGTTCGCTCGGAGAAGCCCAACGACCACGAACACTTCCCGAACCGGTCGTCCGACACCGTCTCGACGTTCCGGCTGCTCGAGGAACTGGGCACCGACCCGAACGTCGTCTTCGTCGGCAACGAGCCCGGACCCAACGCCAGACAGGTCGAGGGACCGGTCTCCTACGAGGACATCGGCGAGGTCGACCGGCGCAAGGAGGTGCTCGACGACGGCACGTTCGGCGGAGGTGTCGCCCCGTGAGCACGAAGACGCCGACGAAGGCGGATATCCTGCGCCCGCTCGAGCACACTACGAAGCGGTTCGCCCTGGTTTTCGCCGCCGCAGCGGCGGCGTTCGGCCTCTTTCTCGTCGGCTGGACCTACCAGCTCCAGCACGGGCTGATCGTCACCGGCCTCGCGGACTGGGGTTCGGGCGGCGGCGTCACCTGGGGGCTGTACATCGGCGCGTTCATCTGGTGGGTCGGCATCGCCCACGGCGGCATCATCCTCTCCGCCGCCGTTCGGCTGCTGAAGATGGACCGCTACATGCCGGTCGCCCGACTCGCAGAGTTGCTGACGATTGCCGGCCTCTCGGCCGCCGGCTTCTACATCATCGTTCACATGGGCCGGCCCGACCGGATGGTGACGAGCATCCTCGGGAACTACCACGTCACGATCCACAACTCGCCGCTGGTCTGGGACGTGACGGTCATCACGCTGTACTTCGTGATGACGGCGACGTACCTGCTGCTCACTCTGCGCTACGACGTGACCCGCCTGCGCGCGGACCTCCCGAATCGACTCGAGCCGCTGTACAGACTCCTCACCGTCGGCTACACCGAGAAAGAGGACGCGGTCGTCGAGCGGATGGTCTGGTGGCTCGCGCTCGCGATCATCATCCTCGCGCCGCTGCTGCTCCACGGCGGGGTCATCCCGTGGCTGTTCGCGCTGATCCCGACGATGCCCGGCTGGTTCGGCGCGATCCAGGGGCCGCAGTTCCTCACGATCGCGCTGACGTCGGCGATCAGCGGCGTGATCCTCATCTCCTACGCCTTCAGGACGGCGTACGACTGGAATCACATTATCACCGACGACGTCTTCCGGGGGCTGACCCTGTGGCTCGGGGTCTTCGCGCTGCTGTTCCTGTGGCTCCAGCTCCAGCAGATCGTCGGCGGCTCCTTCGCGGCGCCGATCGATCAGACCGCGGCGACCAGCGCCAAGCTCTCGCACCCGGTGTACGTCGGCGCGATGGTACTGGTCGGGGCGACCCTCGCGTACATCTTCGCCCAGACGATCCGCCCGTCGCTGTTCACCCCGCTGCGGGCCGTCGGCGCGGGCGTGACCGTCCTGATCGCGACGCTGCTCGAGAAGGTGTTCTTCGTCGTCGAGGGGCTGATGTACCCGACGTTCGGCCTCTACGAGGCCGTCCCCGGCGCGTACTGGCCGAGTCTCATCGAGATGGCCTCGGTGCTCGGCACGATCGGGATGGTGACGATGTTCTTCCTCGTCGTGGCCAAGGCGATCCCAGTCGTCGAACTCCACGCGATCGAACACCTGCAGGCGGACCGCGAACCGAAACGCGACCCACCGACCGAGAGCGATCCGATGAGCGAGAACGACCCCTCGACTGACGACGGCATCGAACCGGAGGTGACCGTATGACGACCGGCTTTCCCGGTCCCGGAACCTGGCTCGTCTTCGGGGTGATCCTGGTGCCGGTGTACGTCATGCTCGTCGCGTGGTTCGCCGGCGAACCCCGTGACACGCGAATGGCCGCACTCGGCGTCGGCTACCTCGTCGGGCTCACGGTCCTGCTGTGGACCGGGATGTTCCTCAAAACCGTCCTGCTCGACCTCGTGTTCTTCTGAACGCGACGGTCGACCGGGAGAACCGATACACGAACCACGCGCGACCGCCCGCCGTGCCGACCGGGACCGCGCTCGACTGCCCGTCGGCACTACAACTTCACACACGATACACCATGACACCGACCGAATCCGAACTCCGACAAAGACTTACAGCCGTCGACGATCCGCTGAACGACGACGACATCGTCTCGCTCGGCCTCGTCAACGACGTCACGATCACCGACGACACCGCGCGGATCTCCCTCGCGTTCAACACCCCCTACGCGCCCGCCGAGATGGAGATCGGCACCCGCATCCGCGAGGTCGTCTCCGGGATGGGCCTCGAGCCCGACCTGCGCGCCCACGCCGGCCGGGAACACGGCTTCGACGAGGAGATCATGCCGCGGGTCAGAAACATCATCGCCGTCTCTTCCGGCAAGGGCGGCGTCGGCAAGACGACCGTCGCTGCGAACCTGGCGGCGGGCCTCGAGCGCCAAGGTGCCCACGTCGGTATCCTCGACGCCGACATTCACGGCCCCAACGTCCCCCGGATCCTGCCGATCGAGGGCGAGCCGGGCGTCACGCCGGAAGAGGAGCTCGTCCCGCCGCGCTCGGGCGGCGTTCGCGTGATGAGCATGGGCTTTCTCACCGAGAACGCGGACGACCCGGCCCTCTTGCGGGGGCCGATGGTCAACAACATCATGACGAAGTTCCTCGACGGGGTCGAGTGGGGTCGTCTCGACTACCTCATCGTCGACCTCCCGCCGGGGACGGGCGACACGGCGCTCGACCTGTTACAGACGATGCCGGTCACCGGGGCCGTCATCGTCACGACGCCACAGCAGATGGCCGTCGACGACACCCGAAAGGGACTGCGCATGTTCCAGAAACACCACACGCCGGTGCTGGGCGTCGTCGAGAACATGAGCACGTTCCACTGCCCCTCTTGCGAGGACGAACACGACCTGTTCGGCCGCGACGGCGGCGAGGACATCAGCGCCGACTACGACGTCCCGCTGCTCGGCACACTCCCGCTGCACCCCGACTTCGGGGCCGACGGCACCGACGGCCCGGCGGTGAAAAACGACGACAGCCCGATCCAGGAGACGATCGTCGACCTCGTCGACGGCGTGAGCGATCGGATCGGCGAGATCAACCGCAGACGGGTCGCCGAACACGCGGCCCCGATGGCTGACGAGCCGGTTCCTGGCGCCGAACGCGCACAGTGACCCCATCTCGGGGGTGACCACGGGGCACCCCCTCACAACTCTGTGAATCGAAAGAAATCCCTGCCGTAGCGTCGTCGGTGGCGGCCGCTACTGACCGCTCACTCTTCCCCGCTCTACTCTACATGGACGCGCGTGACGTGGCCGCCGCAGCCACAGCGGTCGACGTACTCGTACTCGAGAGCGTCGAACGCCGCCTCGAGGGCGTCGTAGAGGTACGTCGACGGGTGCCCGTGAGCGGTGTGCGTTACGAGGTTGACGTGACAGCCGGCGGCCGTCCGTTCGACGGCGTCGAGCGCTTCCGCGACGACCAGGTCGCGGTCGTCCGCGTGGCGGGGGTGCTCGAGGTTCGCCGACCACGATGTGTCGTGGTCGGGGCGTGCGGTCGAGTCGGTAGGGAGGTTCGTGGTCACCATACCTGGTGGTTCGGCGCCCGGCACCGTCCGTGTCGCGGCGAACATCATCGCGTCGGTCGCTCGTCGACGAACTCGACGTTCCCGAA
The sequence above is drawn from the Natrononativus amylolyticus genome and encodes:
- a CDS encoding 4Fe-4S ferredoxin N-terminal domain-containing protein: MSSDDSVSHLHTDDWESEMEQLLAETEYDTELGLEMAKDAQRLVAGELSEAEFYERYHGAVIEEFGVDDRPVVEAFADSEDGAGLLESLAELEEGGDLPRREAMKKLGAGAAVLGLGAWATKENTDVATAAAGEEDDDEDGMQYGMVIDLEKCDGCLACVTACSQENNTSAGANWMYVFTYEDDDQDGENFLVRTCQHCSNAPCEKVCPTTARHKRTEDGLVLTDYDVCIGCRYCQVACPYGVNYFQWGEPDVPGSELDPDHVFDGRGRRVDSRPPKGVMGKCTMCPSRQDGIHGEDKVGTTACEEACAMDAIHFGDMNDPESDPNQYLEQVRSEKPNDHEHFPNRSSDTVSTFRLLEELGTDPNVVFVGNEPGPNARQVEGPVSYEDIGEVDRRKEVLDDGTFGGGVAP
- a CDS encoding halocyanin domain-containing protein — translated: MTKIDRNRRTFLKASGAALTITLAAGCLGSDDDEPQPNTNGDGDGGDDGGNGDDDAATDDHDFGDWFDGVDSYDGVVDMTSEDEVTVMNGAGSSGMEFDPAAIRVDPGTTVVWEWTGDGGGHTVTEDDGLFESDMKTDAGETFEYTFDDAGTYRYYCEPHLNVNQKGAVVVE
- the nrfD gene encoding NrfD/PsrC family molybdoenzyme membrane anchor subunit — translated: MSTKTPTKADILRPLEHTTKRFALVFAAAAAAFGLFLVGWTYQLQHGLIVTGLADWGSGGGVTWGLYIGAFIWWVGIAHGGIILSAAVRLLKMDRYMPVARLAELLTIAGLSAAGFYIIVHMGRPDRMVTSILGNYHVTIHNSPLVWDVTVITLYFVMTATYLLLTLRYDVTRLRADLPNRLEPLYRLLTVGYTEKEDAVVERMVWWLALAIIILAPLLLHGGVIPWLFALIPTMPGWFGAIQGPQFLTIALTSAISGVILISYAFRTAYDWNHIITDDVFRGLTLWLGVFALLFLWLQLQQIVGGSFAAPIDQTAATSAKLSHPVYVGAMVLVGATLAYIFAQTIRPSLFTPLRAVGAGVTVLIATLLEKVFFVVEGLMYPTFGLYEAVPGAYWPSLIEMASVLGTIGMVTMFFLVVAKAIPVVELHAIEHLQADREPKRDPPTESDPMSENDPSTDDGIEPEVTV
- a CDS encoding Mrp/NBP35 family ATP-binding protein, which translates into the protein MTPTESELRQRLTAVDDPLNDDDIVSLGLVNDVTITDDTARISLAFNTPYAPAEMEIGTRIREVVSGMGLEPDLRAHAGREHGFDEEIMPRVRNIIAVSSGKGGVGKTTVAANLAAGLERQGAHVGILDADIHGPNVPRILPIEGEPGVTPEEELVPPRSGGVRVMSMGFLTENADDPALLRGPMVNNIMTKFLDGVEWGRLDYLIVDLPPGTGDTALDLLQTMPVTGAVIVTTPQQMAVDDTRKGLRMFQKHHTPVLGVVENMSTFHCPSCEDEHDLFGRDGGEDISADYDVPLLGTLPLHPDFGADGTDGPAVKNDDSPIQETIVDLVDGVSDRIGEINRRRVAEHAAPMADEPVPGAERAQ
- a CDS encoding CGCGG family rSAM-modified RiPP protein, producing the protein MVTTNLPTDSTARPDHDTSWSANLEHPRHADDRDLVVAEALDAVERTAAGCHVNLVTHTAHGHPSTYLYDALEAAFDALEYEYVDRCGCGGHVTRVHVE
- a CDS encoding DUF411 domain-containing protein — translated: MIGNRPSRRALLGTALATAAAASAGCLTQSATGPWSRELRLSVADAVQYHDPSCGCCGEYATYLEEHLEGDLEVVETDSMAERKDEVGVPSEMASCHTVVLDGLFVEGHVPVDAIEEALETSDEIAGIAVPGMPAHSPGMGEPGDEPLEVYAVSPSGDHEPFTTV